In Providencia hangzhouensis, the DNA window ATTCATCGCCTTAAACCACAAAATATAAGACACCCCATTGATTAAAATGCCATTAACCAATGTTGGCCAAAAAGCTGCTTTTGAAGGTAACTGCATTTCACTAAATAGTATCAGTAAGGCAAAAGAAGTTAGCGTTGAAAAAATAAATAACCACACAGTACTAATATAGGGGTCTATCGAATATTGGCGAGAAAAAACTGACATTAGTGCAAAGCAAAATGCACCACTAAAAACCAGTAATAACGCTGTTGGGTTTTCAACATGTAGCTGTGTAATTTGCCCTTTAGTAAAAGTAATAATCACCGCAATAAAACCAACTATGATGCCAATTATTTGTCTTCCAGCTAATTTATCTTTTAGCAATACTACTGATAACAAGATAATAACTAATGGCCAGCTATATTGAATGACCAATACGGCGATACCATTTTCAATGGAATATCCGTAATACAGTAACAAGTAGAATAAACAATCAAGAAAACCAAGAACAAAGACTTTGATTAGTACATCTCTTGGCAAGATAAACAGTTTTGTCAGCCG includes these proteins:
- a CDS encoding DMT family transporter translates to MRQYNYLLYAFTCVLIWSFIPIVSRFGQEGMDSFQFLFWSNLISAISVIIVALASGYRLTKLFILPRDVLIKVFVLGFLDCLFYLLLYYGYSIENGIAVLVIQYSWPLVIILLSVVLLKDKLAGRQIIGIIVGFIAVIITFTKGQITQLHVENPTALLLVFSGAFCFALMSVFSRQYSIDPYISTVWLFIFSTLTSFALLILFSEMQLPSKAAFWPTLVNGILINGVSYILWFKAMNTGHSAKIASVVFLSPVLSVLWLVLILNDVFEIAYAIGVLLVIISGVLCVGAKSQSQKS